A single genomic interval of Mycolicibacterium sp. MU0053 harbors:
- a CDS encoding DUF4395 domain-containing protein, which yields MSIPNEPPTAAVGQVDVRGPRFTAWVTTVVLVATLFAAAVSSALAAVLLGLQAAVFAVGAWFGPRQHPYGRLYAAVIAPRRGPTVEREPVPPLKFAQLVGLVFAIVGTAGFALGAPLIGLVATGFALFAAFLNAAFGICLGCRLYPLIVRLRRTPALSAHPTP from the coding sequence ATGTCAATCCCGAATGAGCCCCCGACCGCCGCCGTCGGCCAGGTCGACGTGCGTGGCCCACGGTTCACGGCGTGGGTGACCACCGTGGTCCTGGTCGCGACGCTGTTCGCGGCCGCGGTCAGCAGCGCGCTGGCGGCGGTCCTGCTCGGTTTACAGGCGGCGGTGTTCGCGGTCGGCGCCTGGTTCGGGCCGCGGCAGCACCCCTACGGCCGGCTCTACGCCGCCGTGATCGCGCCACGGCGCGGACCGACAGTCGAACGTGAACCGGTACCGCCGCTGAAGTTCGCTCAGCTTGTCGGCCTGGTCTTCGCGATCGTCGGGACCGCCGGTTTCGCGCTGGGCGCGCCGCTGATCGGCCTCGTCGCCACCGGCTTCGCCCTGTTCGCGGCCTTCCTCAACGCGGCCTTCGGCATCTGCCTGGGTTGCCGGCTCTACCCCCTGATCGTGCGCCTGCGGCGCACCCCCGCCCTGTCCGCCCATCCGACGCCCTGA
- the pstC gene encoding phosphate ABC transporter permease subunit PstC: protein MPVVDEAVSAPGSSPPVSLAASSPRYAEKIIKVVFALSAVLSVAITTAIVLALLFPTIGFFRHVSIVDFFTGTSWRPAFADPSFGVLPIVIGTLTVVFWALLVGIPLGLLAAIYLAEYAPPRVRKVVKPILEVLEGIPTVAIGMFGLLFMRPFLEDLFPFLSWQAFSVGVAGIMVGIMIIPLITSVSDDAMRSVPQGLREGAYGLGANKMQVSLRVVFPGAISGIIAAIVLATSRAIGETMVVLIVAGQTPRFGFTFTGSVQTMTAFIGSTATGDIATGTIVYESIFAVGALLFVMTLCMNMFAIRMVKRFREVYD from the coding sequence ATGCCAGTAGTGGACGAGGCCGTCAGCGCACCGGGGTCATCACCCCCGGTGTCGCTGGCGGCGTCCAGCCCCAGATACGCCGAGAAGATCATCAAGGTGGTCTTCGCACTTTCGGCAGTGTTGTCGGTGGCCATCACCACCGCGATCGTGCTCGCACTGCTCTTCCCGACAATCGGCTTCTTCCGCCATGTTTCGATTGTCGACTTCTTCACCGGGACATCGTGGCGGCCCGCGTTCGCGGACCCGTCGTTCGGCGTCCTGCCCATCGTCATCGGAACCCTGACCGTCGTCTTCTGGGCGCTGCTCGTCGGCATCCCGCTGGGCCTGCTGGCCGCGATCTACCTCGCCGAGTACGCCCCACCGCGGGTCCGCAAGGTCGTCAAACCCATCCTCGAGGTCCTCGAGGGCATCCCGACGGTCGCCATCGGCATGTTCGGTCTGCTGTTCATGCGGCCATTCCTCGAAGACCTCTTCCCGTTCCTGTCCTGGCAGGCGTTCTCGGTGGGCGTCGCCGGAATCATGGTGGGAATCATGATCATTCCGCTGATCACCTCGGTGTCGGATGACGCGATGCGCTCGGTCCCGCAGGGACTGCGCGAGGGCGCCTACGGGCTGGGCGCCAACAAGATGCAGGTGTCGCTGCGAGTGGTGTTCCCCGGCGCGATCTCCGGCATCATCGCCGCGATCGTGCTCGCCACCTCGCGCGCCATCGGCGAGACCATGGTCGTGCTGATCGTCGCCGGCCAGACCCCCCGCTTCGGCTTCACCTTCACCGGATCAGTGCAGACGATGACGGCCTTCATCGGCTCCACCGCAACCGGCGACATCGCCACCGGCACCATCGTCTACGAGTCGATCTTCGCGGTGGGCGCCCTGCTGTTCGTCATGACGCTGTGCATGAACATGTTCGCGATCCGCATGGTCAAGCGCTTCCGGGAGGTTTACGACTAG
- the lmeA gene encoding mannan chain length control protein LmeA, whose protein sequence is MRKLLTGIGATVLTVLLVGLGVDFGAAIAAEYRLSRAVRSAAGLNWDPSVAILGFPFIPQAMGHHYDEIEIKATDVDHPHVERASLEATMHSIGIAEASWLIRPDAVLPIGKLESRIIIDSAHLGRFMGLKDLMVEAPTVESNDATGGTTESGISGSEGLVFTATPTAAGFDQQVSVAVDLSVVGPERTTLVFTPTGVLTGPGTADQDVPEDKLTAILDAFRATLPDQRLPFGVAPTSQGARGSEVIIEGITEGLTITLSEFTQA, encoded by the coding sequence GTGCGGAAACTGCTGACCGGAATCGGTGCGACCGTGCTGACCGTGTTGCTCGTGGGCCTCGGCGTCGACTTCGGCGCGGCCATCGCCGCCGAATACCGGCTGTCCCGCGCGGTGCGAAGCGCGGCCGGCCTGAACTGGGACCCGTCGGTGGCCATCCTCGGCTTCCCGTTCATTCCGCAGGCCATGGGTCATCACTACGACGAGATCGAGATCAAGGCCACCGACGTCGACCATCCGCATGTCGAGCGGGCCTCGTTGGAAGCCACCATGCACTCCATCGGAATTGCCGAGGCGTCCTGGTTGATCAGGCCGGATGCCGTGCTGCCCATCGGCAAGCTGGAGAGCCGGATCATCATCGATTCGGCGCATCTGGGTCGATTCATGGGACTCAAGGATCTGATGGTCGAGGCACCCACCGTGGAGAGCAACGACGCGACCGGCGGCACCACCGAATCGGGCATTTCCGGCAGCGAGGGCCTGGTCTTCACCGCCACCCCCACCGCCGCCGGGTTCGACCAGCAGGTCAGCGTCGCGGTCGACCTGTCCGTCGTCGGCCCCGAACGCACCACGCTGGTGTTCACCCCGACCGGGGTCCTGACGGGGCCGGGCACCGCCGATCAGGACGTCCCCGAGGACAAACTGACCGCGATTCTGGACGCCTTCCGGGCCACGCTGCCCGATCAGCGGTTGCCCTTCGGTGTCGCGCCTACCAGCCAGGGCGCCCGCGGCTCCGAGGTCATCATCGAGGGCATCACCGAGGGACTAACCATCACGCTCTCGGAGTTCACCCAGGCATGA
- a CDS encoding FABP family protein encodes MTGSDEGSGVDPGSGDRAVAAAVERAQITAARNIPTFDDLPLPSDTANLREGADLNDALLALLPLVGVWRGEGEGRDADGDYRFGQQIVVSHDGGDYLNWEARSWRLDEDGSYASKSLRESGFWRFVNDPNDTEENQAIELLLAHSAGYIELFYGRPLTQSSWELATDALARSQSGVLVGGAKRLYGIVEGGDLAYVEERVDADGGLVPHLSARLIRFVG; translated from the coding sequence ATGACCGGCAGCGACGAGGGGTCCGGAGTGGATCCAGGCTCTGGTGACCGCGCGGTAGCCGCCGCGGTCGAACGTGCTCAGATCACCGCGGCGCGCAACATTCCGACCTTCGACGATCTTCCGCTCCCCTCGGACACCGCCAATCTGCGCGAGGGAGCCGATCTCAACGACGCCCTGCTCGCCCTGCTGCCGCTGGTGGGTGTGTGGCGCGGCGAGGGCGAGGGCCGCGACGCCGACGGCGACTACCGCTTCGGGCAACAAATCGTCGTCTCGCACGACGGTGGCGACTACCTCAATTGGGAAGCCCGCTCCTGGCGCCTCGACGAGGACGGCAGCTACGCGTCGAAATCCCTGCGGGAGTCCGGCTTCTGGCGCTTCGTCAACGATCCGAACGACACCGAAGAAAACCAGGCCATCGAATTGCTGCTGGCGCACTCGGCCGGCTACATCGAACTGTTCTACGGACGCCCCCTGACGCAGTCCTCCTGGGAGTTGGCCACCGATGCGTTGGCGCGCAGCCAATCCGGTGTGCTTGTCGGCGGCGCCAAACGGCTCTACGGCATCGTCGAGGGCGGCGATCTCGCCTACGTTGAGGAGCGGGTCGACGCCGACGGCGGACTTGTCCCGCACCTGTCAGCCCGGTTGATTCGCTTCGTCGGATAG
- a CDS encoding DUF1416 domain-containing protein, translating to MCAAPTQGQALPAGVDVEKETVITGRVVDGSGQPVGGAFVRLLDSSDEFTAEVVASATGDFRFFAAPGSWRLRALSKVGNGDAVVAPTGAGVHEVAVKVA from the coding sequence ATGTGCGCAGCCCCTACCCAGGGACAGGCCCTACCCGCGGGCGTCGACGTCGAGAAGGAAACCGTGATCACCGGCCGCGTGGTCGACGGCTCCGGGCAGCCGGTCGGTGGCGCCTTCGTGCGTCTGCTGGATTCCTCCGACGAATTCACCGCCGAGGTGGTGGCGTCGGCGACGGGTGACTTCCGGTTCTTCGCCGCGCCCGGTTCGTGGCGCCTGCGGGCACTGTCGAAGGTCGGCAACGGCGACGCCGTCGTGGCCCCGACCGGTGCCGGCGTCCACGAGGTCGCCGTCAAGGTCGCCTAG
- a CDS encoding sulfurtransferase: MARSDVLVTTDWAEQNLNAPNTVFVEVDEDTSAYDTGHIAGAVRLDWKADLQDPVRRDFVDAAGFSKLLSERGIGNDDTVILYGGNNNWFAAYAYWYFKLYGHENVKLLDGGRKKWELDGRPLVTDKVERPQTSYTAKDPDLSIRAFRDEVIAAINTKNLVDVRSPDEFSGKILAPAHLPQEQSQRPGHVPGAINVPWSKAANEDGTFKSDEELAKLYADAGLDGEKEIIAYCRIGERSSHTWFVLQELLGHQNVKNYDGSWCEYGSLVGAPIELGS; encoded by the coding sequence ATGGCCCGTTCCGACGTCCTGGTCACCACCGACTGGGCTGAACAAAATCTCAACGCACCGAACACGGTTTTCGTTGAGGTCGACGAGGACACCAGCGCGTACGACACCGGACACATCGCCGGCGCGGTCCGGCTGGACTGGAAGGCCGATCTGCAGGATCCGGTCCGTCGCGACTTCGTCGACGCCGCGGGCTTCTCGAAGCTGCTGTCCGAGCGCGGGATCGGCAACGACGACACCGTGATCCTCTACGGCGGGAACAACAACTGGTTCGCCGCCTACGCGTACTGGTACTTCAAGCTGTACGGCCACGAGAACGTCAAGCTGCTCGACGGCGGCCGCAAGAAGTGGGAGCTCGACGGGCGGCCGCTCGTGACCGACAAGGTCGAGCGTCCGCAGACCAGCTACACCGCCAAGGACCCGGACCTTTCGATCCGCGCGTTCCGTGACGAGGTGATCGCCGCGATCAACACCAAGAACCTGGTCGACGTGCGTTCCCCCGACGAATTCTCCGGCAAGATTCTCGCGCCGGCACACCTGCCGCAGGAACAGAGCCAGCGCCCCGGGCATGTTCCCGGCGCCATCAACGTTCCATGGAGCAAGGCCGCCAACGAAGACGGCACCTTCAAGTCCGACGAGGAGCTGGCCAAGCTGTACGCCGACGCCGGCCTCGACGGCGAGAAGGAGATCATCGCCTACTGCCGGATCGGCGAGCGGTCCTCACACACGTGGTTCGTGCTGCAGGAACTGCTCGGCCATCAGAACGTCAAGAACTATGACGGCAGTTGGTGCGAATACGGCTCCCTCGTGGGAGCCCCGATTGAGTTGGGAAGTTAA
- a CDS encoding thioredoxin family protein, with product MSTSVGLIIVIVIAVLGLGYLVGRLLTLRSGLLRGAADAADVDTSGLGLSDTGPTVLHFTATWCGPCQAVRRVIDTVCDDLPAVAHVEIDMDTNLEAARRLSVLSLPTTIIFDADGRPRYRTTGVPTAGDLRSALEPLLA from the coding sequence ATGAGCACCTCGGTCGGTCTGATCATCGTCATCGTCATCGCCGTGCTGGGCCTCGGCTACCTGGTGGGCAGGCTGCTCACGTTGCGATCGGGCCTGCTGCGCGGGGCCGCCGACGCCGCCGACGTCGACACCAGCGGCCTGGGCCTGTCCGACACCGGGCCCACCGTTTTGCACTTCACCGCCACCTGGTGCGGCCCCTGCCAGGCCGTGCGGCGCGTCATCGACACGGTGTGCGACGACCTGCCCGCGGTGGCGCACGTGGAGATCGACATGGACACCAATCTCGAAGCGGCACGCCGCCTCTCGGTGCTCTCGCTGCCGACCACGATCATCTTCGACGCCGATGGCCGTCCGCGCTACCGGACCACTGGCGTCCCCACCGCCGGTGACCTGCGGTCGGCGCTGGAACCGCTATTGGCCTGA
- the pstB gene encoding phosphate ABC transporter ATP-binding protein PstB: protein MTDGTHTGAREGKSIHVDKPTGRANRGAGGSLVFTVKDMDVWYGSHNAVRNVNLEIVENDITALIGPSGCGKSTVLRCFNRMNDLVPSARVDGDVRYHGIDLYGKNVDPIEVRRRIGMVFQKPNPFPKSIYDNIAYGPRVNGMKGNMDDIVEEALTSAALWDEVKDKLKDSALAMSGGQQQRLCIARTIATRPEVILMDEPCSALDPIATSKIEELMRELASQFTILIVTHNMQQAARVSDKTAFFTAEVDEDGVRHGLLVENDETEKIFSNPSDRRTEDYISGRFG, encoded by the coding sequence ATGACCGACGGAACGCACACCGGTGCCCGCGAAGGGAAGTCCATCCACGTGGACAAGCCGACCGGCCGCGCGAACCGCGGCGCCGGCGGCAGCCTGGTGTTCACGGTGAAGGACATGGATGTCTGGTACGGCTCGCACAACGCGGTCCGTAACGTGAACCTGGAGATCGTCGAGAACGACATCACCGCGCTGATCGGGCCGTCCGGCTGCGGTAAGAGCACCGTGCTGCGGTGCTTCAACCGGATGAACGACCTGGTGCCCTCGGCCCGGGTCGATGGCGACGTCCGCTACCACGGCATCGACCTGTACGGGAAGAACGTCGACCCGATCGAGGTGCGGCGCCGCATCGGCATGGTGTTCCAGAAGCCCAACCCGTTCCCGAAGTCGATCTACGACAACATCGCCTACGGCCCCCGGGTCAACGGGATGAAGGGCAACATGGACGACATCGTCGAGGAGGCGCTCACCAGCGCCGCCCTGTGGGACGAGGTCAAGGACAAGCTCAAGGACAGCGCACTGGCGATGTCGGGCGGCCAGCAGCAGCGGCTGTGCATCGCCCGCACGATCGCGACCCGCCCCGAGGTCATCCTGATGGACGAGCCGTGCTCGGCGCTCGACCCGATCGCGACGTCCAAGATCGAAGAACTGATGCGCGAGCTCGCGTCGCAGTTCACCATCCTGATCGTGACGCACAACATGCAGCAGGCCGCGCGGGTCTCCGACAAGACCGCGTTCTTCACCGCCGAGGTGGACGAGGACGGTGTCCGGCACGGTCTGCTCGTCGAGAACGACGAGACCGAGAAGATCTTCTCCAACCCGTCGGACCGTCGCACCGAGGATTACATCTCCGGTCGCTTCGGCTGA
- a CDS encoding phosphate ABC transporter substrate-binding protein PstS family protein, translated as MRNWRTAAALTASASLFLVGCGGSGDNAAGGSESGALSGTILIDGSSTVAPLSETIAELFQQENSGVRVTVGTSGTGGGFQKFCNGETDMNDASRAIKESEIAACDAAGIAYDSITVANDAISLIVNPENPLQCVTLEQATQIWNAGSTVNTWGDITGLELPEDWKSKPINLFGPGTDSGTFDFFTEAVNGEEGVIRENYTDIGEDDNAAVTGISGDPNAMGFIPYSFTQEVGDRVKPLEIDSGTGCVAGNLDNVQSGTYAPLGRELFVYASDKALRRPEVLEFMKFYIDNSDTAAEAATYIPLTDEQKTEAHTKIDELAANK; from the coding sequence ATGCGCAACTGGCGTACAGCGGCGGCGTTGACCGCGTCGGCATCCCTGTTCCTGGTGGGTTGCGGTGGTAGCGGTGACAACGCAGCGGGCGGCTCTGAGAGCGGCGCGCTGTCCGGCACGATCCTGATCGACGGCTCGAGCACGGTGGCGCCGCTCTCGGAGACCATCGCCGAGCTGTTCCAGCAGGAGAACTCCGGTGTGCGGGTGACCGTGGGCACCTCCGGCACCGGCGGGGGCTTCCAGAAGTTCTGCAACGGCGAGACCGACATGAACGACGCCTCCCGCGCCATCAAGGAGTCGGAGATCGCGGCCTGCGACGCCGCCGGCATCGCCTACGACAGCATCACCGTGGCCAACGACGCGATCTCGCTGATCGTCAACCCGGAGAACCCGCTGCAGTGCGTCACGCTCGAGCAGGCCACCCAGATCTGGAATGCGGGCTCGACGGTCAACACCTGGGGCGACATCACCGGCCTGGAACTGCCCGAGGATTGGAAGTCCAAGCCGATCAACCTGTTCGGCCCCGGCACCGACTCCGGCACCTTCGACTTCTTCACCGAAGCCGTCAACGGCGAAGAGGGCGTCATCCGCGAGAACTACACCGACATCGGCGAGGACGACAACGCCGCGGTCACCGGCATCTCCGGCGATCCGAACGCCATGGGCTTCATCCCCTACTCCTTCACCCAGGAGGTCGGCGACCGGGTGAAGCCGCTCGAGATCGACAGCGGCACCGGCTGTGTGGCGGGCAACCTCGACAACGTCCAGAGCGGCACCTACGCCCCGCTGGGCCGCGAGTTGTTCGTCTACGCCAGCGACAAGGCGCTGCGACGTCCCGAGGTGCTGGAGTTCATGAAGTTCTACATCGACAACTCCGACACGGCCGCCGAGGCAGCCACCTACATTCCGTTGACCGATGAGCAGAAGACGGAAGCGCACACCAAGATCGACGAACTCGCCGCAAACAAGTAG
- a CDS encoding Ms5788A family Cys-rich leader peptide, with product MPARLEPMLTKRRAVDLCRLAGCCCCCSC from the coding sequence GTGCCAGCCCGTCTTGAGCCGATGCTCACCAAGCGCCGCGCAGTCGATCTGTGCCGCCTTGCGGGTTGTTGCTGTTGTTGTAGCTGCTGA
- a CDS encoding winged helix-turn-helix transcriptional regulator, with amino-acid sequence MDLLLLTADPHPEAVLPSLALLAHQVRAAPTEVSSLLEAGTADVAIVDARTDLAAARGLCRLLGTTGTAVPVIAVVNEGGLVAVSLEWGIDEILLPGTGPAEIDARLRLLVGRRGGAATQESAGKVSLGELVIDEGTYTARLRGRPLDLTYKEFELLKYLAQHAGRVFTRAQLLQEVWGYDFFGGTRTVDVHVRRLRAKLGVEHEALIGTVRNVGYKAVRPARGRTAPPDAEEVGTEDDPDDGPERDHVQTSPVAPESLADAQ; translated from the coding sequence TTGGATCTGTTGCTTCTCACCGCCGACCCACATCCGGAAGCGGTTCTGCCGTCCCTGGCGTTGTTGGCCCACCAGGTGCGCGCGGCGCCGACGGAGGTGTCCTCCCTGCTCGAGGCCGGTACGGCCGACGTCGCGATTGTCGATGCGCGCACCGATCTGGCGGCCGCCCGCGGGCTGTGTCGCCTGTTGGGGACGACGGGCACTGCGGTGCCGGTGATCGCCGTCGTCAACGAGGGCGGTCTGGTGGCCGTCAGCCTCGAGTGGGGGATCGACGAAATTCTGTTGCCGGGCACCGGTCCCGCCGAGATCGACGCGCGGCTGCGGTTGCTGGTCGGCCGGCGTGGTGGCGCGGCGACCCAGGAGAGCGCGGGCAAGGTCAGCCTCGGTGAGTTGGTCATCGACGAGGGGACCTACACCGCCCGGCTGCGCGGACGCCCGCTCGATCTGACCTATAAGGAATTCGAGCTGCTCAAGTACCTCGCGCAGCACGCGGGCCGGGTGTTCACCCGAGCCCAACTGCTGCAGGAGGTCTGGGGGTATGACTTCTTCGGCGGTACCCGCACGGTCGACGTGCATGTGCGGCGCCTGCGCGCCAAGCTCGGCGTCGAACACGAGGCGCTGATTGGTACCGTCCGCAACGTCGGATACAAGGCGGTTCGCCCCGCGCGGGGCCGCACCGCGCCGCCCGACGCCGAAGAGGTCGGCACCGAGGACGACCCCGACGACGGCCCGGAAAGGGATCACGTGCAGACATCGCCGGTTGCGCCCGAATCGCTGGCCGATGCGCAGTGA
- the mshD gene encoding mycothiol synthase: MTQIQWRSALTAAEQEQIRDLIEAGGSADGVAPVGDQVLRELGADRTRHLLALEADRVVGYLNLAPATDDGGAMAEAVVHPQARRRGIGSTLVRRGLAEAGAGVRIWAHGNLEPARATARALGLSPVRELLQMRRPLRDLPPVRPAAGVRMATYSGPEDDAELLRVNNAAFDWHPEQGGWTAADIAERRGEAWFDPAGLFLAFDEQSGVLLGFHWTKVHGPDLGEVYVVGVDPAAQGRGLGGLLTLTGLHHLAERLGAESTVLLYVEADNTAAVKTYQRLDFEVFSVDTAYG; the protein is encoded by the coding sequence GTGACGCAGATCCAGTGGCGTTCGGCTCTCACCGCCGCCGAGCAGGAACAGATCCGGGACCTCATCGAGGCCGGCGGCAGCGCCGACGGCGTCGCCCCCGTGGGTGATCAGGTGCTGCGGGAGCTGGGCGCGGACCGCACCCGACATCTGCTGGCGCTGGAAGCCGATCGGGTGGTCGGGTATCTCAACCTGGCCCCGGCCACCGACGACGGCGGGGCGATGGCCGAAGCCGTCGTGCATCCGCAGGCTCGGCGGCGCGGCATCGGCTCGACGTTGGTCCGTCGGGGCCTGGCCGAGGCCGGCGCCGGCGTCCGGATCTGGGCGCACGGCAACCTGGAACCGGCCCGCGCCACCGCGCGCGCGCTCGGCCTGTCGCCGGTCCGGGAGCTGCTGCAGATGCGCCGCCCGCTACGCGACCTGCCGCCCGTTCGGCCGGCCGCCGGGGTGCGGATGGCCACCTACTCCGGCCCCGAGGACGATGCCGAGCTGCTGCGGGTCAACAACGCGGCGTTCGACTGGCATCCCGAACAAGGCGGGTGGACCGCGGCCGATATCGCCGAACGCCGCGGCGAGGCGTGGTTCGATCCGGCCGGGTTGTTTCTGGCCTTCGACGAACAGAGCGGCGTGCTGCTCGGATTTCACTGGACCAAGGTGCACGGGCCCGATCTCGGCGAGGTCTACGTGGTGGGGGTCGACCCGGCCGCGCAGGGCCGTGGGCTGGGCGGGTTGTTGACGCTGACCGGTCTGCACCATCTCGCGGAACGGTTGGGCGCCGAGTCAACGGTGTTGCTCTACGTGGAGGCGGACAACACCGCCGCGGTCAAGACCTATCAGCGCCTGGACTTCGAGGTGTTCAGCGTGGACACCGCGTACGGCTGA
- a CDS encoding ABC transporter substrate-binding protein translates to MGYRWSTALGATVALALGVLGCAIPQVQPQAGPACSSTALPTLDPQTFTFGTDRPAYPPWYIGDDPTNGAGFEAAVAYAVAERLGYAREHVRWVRIPFNTAMAPGPKPFDADLSQFSITDQRREIVDFSAPYYDVAQAVVALRDSPAAAATSQRDLRPLRIGAQVGTTSSEAARSLDATEPVLVYDTNLEAKRALVDGRIHAMVLDLPSASTVVSELSDGVIVGQLPAVAQPAEQLGIVLDKDSPLTRCVSEAVEGLRADGVLDDLERRWLSAGERARVLG, encoded by the coding sequence ATGGGTTATCGGTGGTCCACCGCGCTCGGTGCAACTGTCGCGTTGGCCCTCGGTGTCCTCGGCTGCGCCATCCCGCAGGTGCAACCGCAGGCCGGGCCCGCGTGCAGCAGCACCGCCCTGCCGACGCTGGACCCGCAGACCTTCACCTTCGGCACCGACCGGCCCGCCTACCCGCCCTGGTACATCGGCGACGACCCGACCAACGGTGCAGGATTCGAAGCCGCGGTGGCCTACGCCGTCGCCGAGCGCCTCGGCTATGCGCGCGAGCACGTGCGGTGGGTCCGGATTCCGTTCAACACCGCGATGGCGCCGGGACCCAAACCCTTCGACGCCGACCTCTCCCAGTTCTCCATCACCGATCAGCGCCGCGAGATCGTCGACTTCTCGGCGCCCTACTACGACGTCGCACAGGCCGTGGTCGCCCTGCGCGATTCGCCGGCGGCGGCCGCGACCAGCCAGCGCGACCTCAGGCCGCTGCGGATCGGCGCGCAGGTGGGCACCACGAGTTCCGAGGCGGCGCGGTCGCTCGACGCCACCGAACCGGTGCTGGTCTACGACACCAACCTCGAGGCCAAAAGGGCCCTGGTCGACGGTCGCATCCACGCGATGGTGCTGGACCTGCCGTCGGCGAGCACGGTGGTGTCCGAGTTGAGCGACGGCGTCATCGTGGGGCAGCTGCCCGCGGTGGCGCAGCCCGCCGAGCAGTTGGGCATCGTGCTGGACAAGGACAGCCCGTTGACGCGCTGCGTGTCCGAGGCGGTCGAGGGGCTGCGCGCGGACGGCGTGCTGGACGACCTCGAACGGCGCTGGCTGTCCGCCGGTGAGCGGGCCCGGGTGCTGGGCTGA
- the pstA gene encoding phosphate ABC transporter permease PstA, producing the protein MATEPLRTERGRLASAGARAVVESSLKSKSPVGKITNQLFLAVMLLAIAIAVTVLVGMILWALVKGWPRLDLNLFTNAPSTINRDTAGFRPAILGTVYLIAGVIVLIVPIGVASAVYLEEYADKTKWYNKLIELNIQNLAGVPSIVFGILGMAFIVRGPLNLGFVAVAGSITLAMLVLPTVIITAREAIRAVPSSIRDASLGLGATEWQTISKQVLPIAIPGILTGVILAVARAIGEAAPLLLVGATTFITFNPQFFEGGYTAMPVLIYNYIQRPQEEFHILAAAGVIVMLAVLLAMNSFAIWLRNHYERKF; encoded by the coding sequence GTGGCTACCGAACCTCTCCGGACCGAACGGGGCCGGCTCGCCAGCGCCGGCGCCCGCGCCGTCGTGGAAAGCTCGCTCAAGAGCAAGTCCCCGGTCGGCAAGATCACCAATCAGCTGTTCCTGGCCGTCATGCTGCTCGCGATCGCGATCGCCGTCACGGTGCTCGTCGGCATGATCCTGTGGGCGTTGGTCAAGGGCTGGCCGCGGCTCGACCTGAACCTGTTCACCAACGCCCCGTCGACCATCAACCGCGACACCGCCGGGTTCCGGCCGGCGATCCTGGGCACCGTCTACCTCATTGCCGGCGTGATCGTCCTGATCGTGCCGATCGGTGTCGCCTCGGCGGTGTACCTCGAGGAATACGCGGACAAGACGAAGTGGTACAACAAGCTCATCGAGCTCAACATCCAGAACCTGGCCGGGGTGCCGTCGATCGTGTTCGGCATCCTCGGCATGGCGTTCATCGTCCGCGGCCCGCTGAACCTGGGCTTCGTCGCGGTGGCCGGCTCGATCACGCTGGCCATGCTGGTGCTTCCGACCGTCATCATCACCGCACGCGAAGCCATCCGCGCGGTGCCGTCCTCGATCCGGGACGCCTCGCTCGGTCTGGGCGCCACCGAATGGCAGACCATCAGCAAACAGGTGCTGCCGATCGCCATCCCCGGCATCCTCACCGGCGTCATCCTCGCGGTGGCACGCGCCATCGGCGAGGCGGCGCCGCTGCTGTTGGTCGGAGCGACTACCTTTATTACATTCAACCCGCAGTTCTTTGAGGGCGGGTACACCGCGATGCCGGTGCTGATTTACAACTACATCCAACGCCCGCAGGAAGAGTTCCATATTCTTGCCGCAGCGGGAGTAATCGTGATGCTGGCAGTGTTGCTGGCAATGAACTCTTTTGCGATCTGGCTACGCAATCACTACGAGCGGAAGTTCTAA